The following proteins are encoded in a genomic region of Verrucomicrobiota bacterium:
- a CDS encoding extracellular solute-binding protein, whose translation MVVLPSEDGVRPHLRFTSCALTIAFGLAFLLVACSGSDRPFVVAYVAQDQVYAEPILREFTRQSGIEVRTVFDSEAVKTVGLANRLLAERGHPQCDVFWGNEELRTHQLAAQKVFRENDPWRAMGYRSRRIVINTNRLKAADAPVKLHDLTNSTWRGKIALAYPLFGTTATHFMALRQLWGDARWFEWCKALQANQPLLIDGNSVVVKMVGRGEAWVGLTDSDDIAAGKREGLPIEALPLDGESLLIPNTVGVIRNAPHPDAAQKLFEYLQSAEVLGQLVRAHALEGQSASESGAATLKVDWNGLVQDLDSATAKLKEIFLR comes from the coding sequence ATGGTGGTACTACCATCGGAGGACGGCGTGAGGCCTCATTTACGATTTACGTCTTGCGCACTGACGATTGCATTCGGTCTGGCCTTTCTGCTCGTTGCGTGCAGCGGAAGCGACCGCCCCTTCGTGGTCGCCTACGTTGCGCAAGATCAGGTTTATGCGGAGCCGATTCTGCGGGAGTTCACGCGCCAGTCCGGGATTGAAGTGCGCACCGTGTTCGACAGCGAGGCGGTCAAGACGGTGGGCCTTGCGAATCGCCTGCTGGCTGAGCGCGGTCACCCGCAGTGCGACGTGTTCTGGGGTAACGAAGAACTCCGCACGCATCAGCTCGCCGCCCAAAAGGTGTTTCGGGAAAACGATCCGTGGCGCGCCATGGGCTACCGCAGCCGCCGCATCGTCATCAACACGAATCGCCTCAAGGCCGCCGACGCACCCGTGAAGCTTCACGATCTGACCAATTCAACCTGGCGCGGGAAGATCGCCCTCGCGTACCCGCTCTTTGGAACCACCGCGACACATTTTATGGCCCTCCGCCAGCTCTGGGGCGACGCTCGCTGGTTCGAGTGGTGCAAGGCGCTTCAAGCCAATCAGCCGCTCCTGATTGATGGAAACTCGGTCGTCGTGAAAATGGTGGGGCGCGGCGAAGCCTGGGTTGGTCTGACGGATTCTGACGACATCGCCGCGGGCAAGCGCGAAGGATTGCCAATCGAAGCACTGCCGCTGGACGGCGAGTCGCTCCTGATCCCGAACACGGTCGGCGTGATTCGAAACGCGCCGCATCCGGACGCAGCGCAGAAGCTATTCGAGTACCTGCAAAGCGCGGAAGTTCTCGGCCAGCTTGTTCGCGCGCATGCTTTGGAAGGTCAATCGGCTTCTGAATCGGGCGCGGCCACGCTGAAGGTGGATTGGAACGGGCTGGTGCAGGACCTGGACTCCGCCACGGCCAAATTGAAGGAGATATTCCTGCGGTGA
- a CDS encoding VWA domain-containing protein — translation MSFLSPYAFFFAAAIPVVILFYLLKRRRVVRLVSSTLLWQKFLAETQASAPFQKLRHNWLLVLQILMLLLAILALARPYFSGQTTGGRLQVVILDASASMQSTDEAPSRFEKARAEALRLVDAMHDNDQMVVLLASANTEVKQSATREKAALRRALQTCIPMDTPTRLKEALKLAETLIQNNPAAEIHLYSDGAVAAMEEFENSSLPLIFHRVGQRANNLGITTLDIRANPENPAQRAAFTSVVNYSTNAQQAQLEFRMDGQLVETKPLNLAPRETSPQVFITAQERDAVISVQLTAHDDLSVDNQASMISLLFLPVKTLLVTSGNEVLAKALRAVPHVNLSVAATLTDAAASFDLVVLDNVDPAVWPKPNLLAFHTASTNLFEGWSRVESPAIVDWKGSHPLLRFVNFDNVHIAETLSVKTPTWAASIVDSPQTALILAGELGRQRIVWVGFDPLQSTWPLRIAFPIFMANAVDWLNPAAINASQLAVQAGSPLRLALSEGVSAAQIKLPDGAVRPCEVNTTRGEIVFGDTVKQGVYQLTAGTNAVTFCVNLLDAQESDTTPKSELNFGKYAKVTNTTVRRASLELWRWIAALALAVLMFEWWYYHRRTA, via the coding sequence GTGAGCTTTCTCTCTCCATACGCGTTTTTCTTCGCGGCCGCCATCCCGGTGGTGATTTTATTCTACCTCCTGAAGCGGCGGCGTGTGGTGCGATTGGTTTCGAGCACGTTGCTCTGGCAGAAGTTTCTCGCCGAAACGCAGGCGAGCGCGCCCTTCCAGAAGCTCCGCCACAACTGGCTGCTCGTGCTGCAAATCCTTATGCTGCTCCTGGCGATCCTGGCTCTGGCCCGGCCTTACTTCTCCGGCCAGACCACGGGCGGAAGACTCCAGGTCGTCATCCTGGATGCCTCGGCCTCGATGCAGAGCACGGACGAAGCTCCGAGCCGGTTTGAAAAGGCGCGCGCCGAAGCGTTGCGATTGGTCGATGCCATGCACGACAACGATCAGATGGTTGTGCTCCTGGCGAGCGCCAATACCGAGGTCAAGCAATCCGCGACCCGGGAGAAAGCTGCGTTGCGCCGCGCCCTCCAGACGTGCATCCCAATGGACACCCCCACGCGGTTGAAGGAGGCGCTGAAACTGGCAGAAACGCTGATTCAGAATAATCCCGCGGCCGAAATTCATCTGTACAGCGACGGCGCCGTGGCGGCGATGGAAGAATTTGAGAACAGCAGCTTGCCCCTGATCTTTCATCGGGTGGGACAACGGGCGAACAACCTTGGCATCACGACACTCGACATTCGCGCGAACCCGGAGAACCCGGCGCAGCGGGCGGCCTTCACCAGCGTCGTCAATTACTCCACCAACGCTCAACAAGCGCAACTGGAGTTCCGGATGGACGGCCAGCTCGTCGAAACTAAGCCTCTGAACCTTGCGCCGCGCGAGACGTCGCCCCAGGTTTTCATCACAGCCCAAGAGCGCGACGCGGTCATTTCCGTGCAACTGACGGCTCACGACGACCTGTCGGTGGACAATCAGGCGTCGATGATCAGCCTGCTGTTCTTGCCCGTGAAAACGCTCTTGGTCACCTCCGGGAACGAAGTGCTCGCAAAGGCGTTGCGGGCCGTTCCGCATGTGAATCTGAGCGTGGCGGCCACGTTGACCGACGCCGCGGCTTCATTCGATCTGGTCGTGCTGGATAACGTGGACCCGGCGGTGTGGCCGAAACCCAATCTGCTCGCCTTTCACACCGCGTCCACGAACTTGTTCGAGGGCTGGTCGCGCGTGGAATCTCCCGCCATTGTGGACTGGAAAGGGAGCCATCCGCTGCTCCGGTTTGTCAATTTCGACAATGTCCACATCGCCGAAACGCTTTCCGTGAAGACACCGACCTGGGCGGCCTCAATCGTCGATTCTCCGCAAACGGCGCTGATCCTGGCGGGCGAACTGGGGCGCCAGCGAATTGTCTGGGTCGGGTTCGATCCCTTGCAGAGCACCTGGCCGCTCCGGATCGCTTTCCCGATCTTCATGGCCAATGCGGTCGATTGGCTCAATCCGGCGGCGATCAATGCGAGTCAGCTTGCGGTGCAGGCGGGCAGCCCCTTGCGGTTGGCGCTGTCGGAGGGCGTCTCCGCCGCGCAAATCAAACTGCCCGACGGCGCCGTGCGTCCGTGCGAAGTCAATACGACGCGCGGCGAGATCGTGTTCGGCGACACGGTCAAACAAGGCGTCTATCAACTCACCGCCGGAACGAACGCGGTGACGTTTTGCGTCAATCTGCTCGACGCCCAGGAAAGCGACACCACGCCGAAATCGGAGCTGAATTTCGGGAAGTATGCCAAAGTCACGAACACCACGGTCCGCCGGGCGAGCCTGGAGTTGTGGCGCTGGATCGCGGCGCTGGCGCTGGCGGTCCTGATGTTCGAATGGTGGTACTACCATCGGAGGACGGCGTGA
- a CDS encoding four helix bundle protein, giving the protein MSNENLKDRTTKFALEVIKLVEALPDDRTSRTLGNQLLRAGTSVGANYRAASRAKSPADFISKIGTVEEEADETGYWMELLLLAGKTKGERTNAIMQEANELTAIAVSSINTAKRTKYRARSHAGASETPHSALRTPHS; this is encoded by the coding sequence ATGAGTAACGAGAATTTGAAGGACCGCACAACGAAGTTTGCCCTGGAAGTCATCAAACTCGTCGAAGCATTGCCGGACGATCGGACCAGCCGCACGCTGGGCAACCAGTTGTTGCGGGCGGGAACATCCGTTGGCGCTAACTACAGGGCTGCTTCCCGGGCGAAATCTCCGGCGGATTTCATCTCAAAAATCGGGACCGTTGAAGAGGAGGCAGACGAAACCGGCTACTGGATGGAGCTCTTGTTGTTGGCAGGCAAAACCAAGGGGGAACGAACGAATGCAATTATGCAGGAAGCTAACGAGTTGACCGCAATCGCGGTAAGCTCAATCAACACCGCGAAGCGAACCAAATACCGCGCCAGAAGCCATGCTGGTGCTTCCGAAACTCCGCACTCCGCGCTCCGCACTCCGCACTCCTAA